In Humulus lupulus chromosome 6, drHumLupu1.1, whole genome shotgun sequence, a single genomic region encodes these proteins:
- the LOC133782371 gene encoding mitogen-activated protein kinase kinase kinase 17-like, producing MEWTRGAIIGRGSTAAVYLASGLSSGDIFAVKSTELSLSKLLRKEQSFLSKLNSPHVVKYMGFDITNENDHLLYNLFMEYLPRGTLRDEIRRQGGKLDETKIRRYTWDILHGLEYLHSNGLVHCDVKSSNILMGSKNVKISDLGCATTVGEVTGDGNSGLGKFSGTPVFMAPEVVRREEQGFEADIWALGCTVIEMATGKNPWPEVDDPLSALYRIGFSDDLPEFPSWFSLKAKDFLGICLKRDPKQRMAATELLKHPFFEELRSETEQMKELVASTSSSSSPKSVFDQNVWDSFDEENHEVSSLSSASERIERLVGDSVLTVSNWSSDQDWITVRSNVVEESDDELSDINDTLEMSFLGVHLEELNVNTINTVKASRKRCFLVAFGSVEIDIVPGKVSKQKNEKISSVRYQLFLSPFFF from the coding sequence ATGGAGTGGACAAGAGGAGCCATAATTGGCCGGGGCTCTACCGCCGCCGTATACCTCGCATCCGGATTATCTTCTGGTGACATATTCGCAGTCAAATCCACCGAGCTTTCTCTCTCCAAACTCTTGCGAAAAGAGCAATCTTTCCTCTCAAAGCTAAACTCTCCTCATGTCGTTAAGTACATGGGTTTTGATATCACGAACGAGAACGATCACCTTCTCTACAATCTTTTCATGGAGTACCTACCACGTGGCACGCTCAGAGACGAAATCCGGAGGCAAGGAGGGAAGCTAGACGAGACCAAGATCAGAAGATACACATGGGATATTCTCCATGGTTTGGAGTATCTTCATTCGAATGGATTGGTCCATTGCGATGTCAAGAGCTCGAATATCTTGATGGGAAGTAAGAACGTCAAGATTTCCGATCTGGGTTGTGCTACAACGGTCGGAGAAGTTACCGGAGATGGAAATTCCGGCTTGGGAAAGTTTTCCGGTACACCAGTTTTCATGGCGCCGGAGGTAGTCAGGCGAGAAGAACAGGGTTTTGAAGCTGATATTTGGGCTCTTGGCTGCACAGTAATTGAAATGGCCACCGGAAAGAATCCTTGGCCGGAGGTAGATGACCCTTTATCGGCTCTTTACCGAATCGGGTTTTCGGATGATTTACCGGAGTTTCCAAGCTGGTTTTCCTTGAAAGCTAAGGACTTTTTGGGAATTTGCTTGAAAAGGGATCCGAAACAGAGGATGGCAGCTACAGAGCTTCTGAAACATCCATTTTTCGAAGAGTTGAGATCTGAGACAGAGCAAATGAAGGAGCTTGTAGcctctacttcttcttcttcttctccaaagAGTGTTTTTGATCAAAATGTTTGGGACTCGTTTGATGAAGAGAACCATGAAGTTTCTTCTTTGAGCTCTGCTTCTGAAAGAATAGAGAGATTGGTTGGTGACTCTGTCTTAACAGTTTCGAATTGGTCTTCGGACCAAGATTGGATCACAGTTAGGAGTAATGTCGTTGAAGAAAGTGATGATGAGCTTTCGGATATAAACGATACTTTAGAGATGTCGTTTTTGGGAGTTCATTTGGAAGAGCTTAATGTAAATACTATTAATACTGTCAAAGCTAGTAGAAAGAGATGTTTTTTAGTGGCATTTGGGAGTGTGGAAATTGATATTGTACCTGGAAAAGTTTCAAagcaaaaaaatgaaaaaattagtTCTGTTCGATACCAATTGTTTTTATCACCATTTTTTTTCTAA